TACTTCACTCTCTCCTTCTAGTATTTTTATTACCATTACAGGTTATTCTGTCCATTAagatttgtagttttttttattttctatttggTGTTCGAAATCTACATATTGAAGCTCCGATTAAATTTTAGTCGTGCTCTGCAGGACCTATTCAGGGATTATATAACTTTTTGTCACCTTTAACCAAAGcacttattttcaaaatatggaaatttaatTGCCTAGTGGATTAACAGTGttacaagaaaaaattatgtatattttaggAACTAAGCAAATATCTTATAAAATATCTcattaaagtaaaataattataaagatatactcatttatatttataCCCCATTATATAATTATACTATATATTTCTAACTAGTTTCACTTAGTTGATACTAAATTAGTATCATATactttattaatatcattaaaattgataattttactTAACTGATACTAAATCAGTATATAATTTTGCTTATTTGataatatctatctatctatctatctatttatctatatatatagagagagagagagaaagaggaaGAGATAATATCAGTCTTAATGATATCAATACAATATATGATACTACAAAAATTATCAGTCTTAATGAATGGGGGTAGGAATTGTAATTTTTATTGAGAGAATAAGTATTTGTTGAGTTACTTTTGATTGGATATGAACatgtaattattttgaattttatagctcattttatgtagttttttaaaaaactttttaattatgtatatgatagtACATTTACGACGTCATTGATTACCGGGGCGGAGCCAACAGTATGTCAGggttgttgggtatgtagcaagaattgatgggaaataaagggaaggagaggaatttgaaaagttgagaacttgaaaagtcctctaatgctttaatgaaaaaggcaattatccctcatcggtaatggaaatgcaaataggagagtttaaataaataaacactcctattaattgttaaaagggttggaaagagggacccccctcgcgccgtcgtcgtcgctcgcttcggctttggcaaatgatgagagattatttttttggacaaatttattttaattatttatttaattaattaaatggccaaaaaattattttcaattaattagttgataacaaaagttaaccgaaatgttttcaactttttagttaacccgacccgactcggatccgcgcgcgtgaACCATTTTAATTTCCattttgaaagtttgcaacctttcattaatggtcgtgtcaattctgaaaggcttgcaacctttcagaatatattcttcttgcctataaataccattcagtttTCAGAATATTTTcaaacgaattttctgatcttccttcttcttctaaacacgtatttcttcgtgtactttcctgctgtggattgattcgctgacagtagagtttttgatATCTACACTCTACtaattaagatcattttaccctgggaggttatattccaaatcaaacctcggatactagaggggaataatttccttaaggggacactgtgaattcaatggacttgattttcttccaaactaaaaagagtattccagattctggtaagttttacagattaaattatttttttagaaataaatttctgttcatcttacttactggttctataaatctcagttacttcatgtttctgaacaatttattacaaccagtaatttctgattttcataacacagattgACAAACAAGGGTTCATCCGAACCTCCTTCAGCGGAAaatcttattatatatacactgttaaaaatattttttatgtatatacagTATATGTCGAACTCCCTTCGATTAGTTCGAATGTTACTTTTTGAAACTGGATTACCTTCATGTTGTATCTCATATGACATAGTTGGCTTGgagttatgtttttttctttaacacAACATGATTTTGTGGTTGAACAACAGCACTGGAAAATGGACATCCATCTAGGAATATTATCGAGAAGATTTTTCTAGCATCAACAACAAATCCATCAAAGCAACTTCCAACAATAAAGAAAGTTCTAAGGGTGAACAACACCATTGACATGTTAGAAAAATTCGAAAAATACAGAGAAACTGTGAAGAAAAGGTCATTTGGAGAGTACAAAAACCATCCAAAAATCACAGTTGATGGAAATGAATTATTGCAATTTCATATCACGACAATGAATTGTTGTTATGAACATATGGAAATCAATCCTGATGAACTCTGTAAGGATCTGAGTTGTTGTGTTTGCAGGCTAATCCAATTCAGCTTTAGAACTTCATACAACTCGAAAAATGGAATTCTATTAAGTACAAACAGTGATGTCCTGTGTGAACACGCGAATCGCGTCTCTAAGGGAATGAATGTGAAGAGAGCTGTGATAGTTTGCAGGACAATTGCTGGTAGAGTAGTAAGCAAGGATGATGTACAACTTGATGAAGAGTATGATTCAACTTCAATTGCAAGTGGACTTCACTCAAGGTCACAAAATTTGGTTATAAAGGACTCAAGTGCTATACTCCCTCGCTTCATCATTGTTTTAGACTGAATATATATTCTTGTATGGAgttgattttttctttaagttatgtgaaattgagtaaaaatgtaattttcttaATAACTTGATCTACGAATATCTCTTCTGTTAGTAGTTTGATCCAAAAGTGtcttaaaaaattgagtacATTCCTTAGATAGTTAGTTATGTATGTGAATTTGAGctataaaaaacataatatcaCTAGAAGCGTATTCAGAATTTTGAGAGGATGGGTACACGATTACGAAAAGGTAAATCTAAGATATAAATTTATTCGGTTAAACCTCGTTTTGTCAAGTAAAAGATTGAAATTTCTAACTTCTCTTAGAGAGGTGCACACAATCATCATCACACGACATTATAGATACTTCATGTGTGGATTCacacatttatatataaatactttttaaaaaatataacactacTGTATATGATCTCAGGAGGGGAGCATGGGTTCGCCTGAACCCAGTGACCTCCTCCTGGATGCGCCTCTGAATATACATGATTTTTTCGAAGTTAACGGGTGCATGTGCAACCCATCTAGAGGGGTGGGTCTGCCTCTGCCTATATGACAACTTTGGTTCTATGTGATGTCCAATGTATATTATGTCATGTAGACTCATGTATCTACttgtttaactttatacaaattGAAGTGTCTATTTTACTCCTCCAATATTAGATGACGTAAATATgaaagacataatacataaacatgacccTTAACTTGACTTCAACGAATAAATGTGCCCTCCAATTTTGAATGTGCAcaagtaaacac
This portion of the Solanum pennellii chromosome 12, SPENNV200 genome encodes:
- the LOC107005578 gene encoding uncharacterized protein LOC107005578 — its product is MHAMWMLVTETIKCGSKLSTDVLPEQVMKCKCCRNCEKRPHCYHKVNAPLEKPEFNSISQHKEPLWRWFCALENGHPSRNIIEKIFLASTTNPSKQLPTIKKVLRVNNTIDMLEKFEKYRETVKKRSFGEYKNHPKITVDGNELLQFHITTMNCCYEHMEINPDELCKDLSCCVCRLIQFSFRTSYNSKNGILLSTNSDVLCEHANRVSKGMNVKRAVIVCRTIAGRVVSKDDVQLDEEYDSTSIASGLHSRSQNLVIKDSSAILPRFIIVLD